One segment of Xiphias gladius isolate SHS-SW01 ecotype Sanya breed wild chromosome 1, ASM1685928v1, whole genome shotgun sequence DNA contains the following:
- the ca7 gene encoding carbonic anhydrase 7, with product MTGNNWGYGKEDGPSVWHKNYPVAEGSRQSPIDIIPQQASHDPSLGPIVLNYDQCTSINIANNGHSVVVEFDDSDDRSVIRGGPLDNPYRLKQFHFHWGGKGCHGSEHTVEGNNYASELHLVHWNAVKYKTFGEAATAPDGLAVLGIFLETGDDHRWLHMITDTLYMVKFKGSITGFKGFNPKCLLPSSLHYWTYLGSLTTPPLHESVIWIVLKEPIIVSEKQLGKFRMLLFTGEEEDQRIRMENNFRPPQPLKGRKVRSSN from the exons GTCCTTCTGTATGGCACAAAAACTACCCTGTTGCCGAGGGGAGCCGACAGTCTCCCATTGACATCATACCTCAGCAGGCTTCACATGACCCCAGTCTGGGCCCGATTGTCCTAAACTACGATCAGTGTACCTCCATCAACATCGCCAATAATGGACACTCTGTAGTTGTAGAGTTTGATGACTCTGATGACCGTTCAG TGATCCGGGGAGGCCCTCTTGACAACCCCTACAGACTGAAACAGTTTCACTTCCACTGGGGTGGAAAGGGCTGCCATGGCTCTGAGCACACCGTTGAAGGAAATAACTATGCATCTGAG CTTCATTTAGTACACTGGAATGCTGTCAAGTACAAGACGTTCGGGGAGGCGGCAACAGCTCCCGATGGCCTCGCTGTGCTCGGCATCTTTTTAGAA ACAGGTGACGATCACAGGTGGCTCCACATGATAACAGACACTCTGTACATGGTGAAATTTAAG GGCAGCATCACAGGTTTCAAGGGTTTCAACCCCAAGTGCCTCCTACCCAGCAGCCTCCACTACTGGACCTACCTGGGATCACTGACCACACCCCCTCTACATGAGAGTGTCATCTGGATCGTCCTGAAGGAGCCAATCATCGTGTCTGAAAAACAG CTTGGCAAGTTTAGAATGCTTCTGTTcactggagaggaagaggatcaGAGGATACGCATGGAAAACAACTTCAGGCCTCCCCAGCCTCTCAAAGGCAGGAAAGTGCGTTCCTCCAATTAA